DNA sequence from the Nitrospinota bacterium genome:
AAGCGTCTCAATTGAGAAAGGCGAAAGGTAGACTCCGATGGCGCCAATGAGAGATTCGACGGCGGAATTGGCTGAGTGGGTGCGCGATGTCGGTCAGCGAACCTTTGACTTAGTCTCAGATCTGGATGACGAACAGCTTATGGGCCCCCGCATTCCGATCATAAACCCCCTTCTTTGGGAGATCGGGCATATGGCGTGGTTTCAAGAAAAATGGATCCTGCGAGATGTCTGCAAACAAAAGCCTATTCGAGGCGACGGCGACTCTCTTTGGGATTCCATCGCTATACCACACGATACTCGGTGGGACCTACCGCTCCCCTCTCGCGAGGAGACCTATGCCTATATGCGCGAAGTGAGTGACAGGGTGATCGACCAGCTTCTAAAGGGTAAGCCCAGCGAGGAGTTGATCTACTTCGTCCGATATACCGTCTTCCATGAAGACATGCACTCCGAGGCGCTAACCTACGCTCGGCAGACCCTAGCATACCCGCCGCCAAAGTTCTCCACCGACGCCGGCCCGCGCACAGCCGAGACCGATGGCGGGTCGCTGCCCGGCTACGTCGAGCTCCCCGGCGGGGAGTTTATGCTGGGAGCTAGCCGGGAGGAGCCATTCGTGTTCGACAACGAGAAGTGGGCCCACCCGGTTGAGTTGAAACCATTCGCAATCGCTCGGGCGTTGGTCACTCAGGCCGAATTCGCGGCGTTTGTGGATGACGACGGGTATCTACGCAGGGACCTATGGAGCGAGGAAGGCTGGGAGTGGCGAGAGCGAGAGGGCGCCACGCACCCGGTCTACTGGCAGCGGGAGTCGAGCGGCGAATGGCTCCGTCGGCATTTCGATAATTGGGTAAGGCTTGAGCCGCACCTTCCAGTAATACACGTCAACTGGTTCGAGGCGGAGGCCTACTGCCGCTGGGCTTCTTGCAGGCTTCCAACCGAAGCCGAATGGGAGGCGGCGGCCGCCCTCGACCCCGATCGGGAAGGCGAGGGCCCCACCTCAAGGAAATCCCGCCTCCCGTGGGGAGATGAGGCTCCAAATCCGAAACGCGCGAACCTGG
Encoded proteins:
- the egtB gene encoding ergothioneine biosynthesis protein EgtB; this encodes MRDSTAELAEWVRDVGQRTFDLVSDLDDEQLMGPRIPIINPLLWEIGHMAWFQEKWILRDVCKQKPIRGDGDSLWDSIAIPHDTRWDLPLPSREETYAYMREVSDRVIDQLLKGKPSEELIYFVRYTVFHEDMHSEALTYARQTLAYPPPKFSTDAGPRTAETDGGSLPGYVELPGGEFMLGASREEPFVFDNEKWAHPVELKPFAIARALVTQAEFAAFVDDDGYLRRDLWSEEGWEWREREGATHPVYWQRESSGEWLRRHFDNWVRLEPHLPVIHVNWFEAEAYCRWASCRLPTEAEWEAAAALDPDREGEGPTSRKSRLPWGDEAPNPKRANLDWDAMGCIDVGALPEGDSAFGCRQMLGNAWEWTSSTFLPYPGFEIDPYKEYSEPWFGTRKVLRGGSWVTRSRMLRNTWRNYYTPDRRDVWAGFRTCALDQ